GGCGGCGGTCCGGCTCATCACCCGGCCGGCACCGTGCGAGCAGCTGTCGAACGATTCCGCGTTGCCGAGTCCACGCACGATGAACGACTTGGCGCCCATCGACCCGGGGATGATCCCGAGCACACCCTTGGCGGCCCGCACCGCGCCCTTGCGGGTCACGAGCACGTTTTCGCCGAAATGCTGTTCGCGCGAGACATAGTTGTGGTGGCAGTTCACCGCCTCCAGCTCGGCATCGAAGGGCTTCGCGATCTGCGTCCGAAGCGCGCGAATGACGTTGGTCATCATCATCCGTCGGTTGAGCGCGGCATAGTCCTGCGCCCAGCCGACCGCCTCGACATAATCGTCGAAATGATCGGTCCCCTCGGGGAAGTAGGCGAGGTCCTGATCGGGCAGGTTGATGTGCCACTTGCGCATGTCCCGCTTCGCTAGCTCGATGAAGAAGCTACCGATCGCATTGCCCACGCCCCGGCTTCCCGAGTGGAGCATCACCCACACGCGCTGGTCCTCGTCGAGGCACAGCTCGATGAAGTGGTTGCCAGTGCCGAGCGTCCCCAGATGCACGAGGTTGTTCGTGTTCTTGAGACGCGGATGCCGGTCGCAAATCCGCGCGAAGCGCTGCGCGAGCGTCGCCCAGGCCTCGATGATCGCCGGCGGCGGGCTGCCCCACGAACCGTGATCGCGCTGGCCCCGCCCGACCGACCGGCCGTGCGGCACCGCCTGCTCGATTGCCGAGCGAATGGCCTCGAGGTTGTCCGGAAGGTCGCTCGCCACCAGCGAGGTCCGCGCCGCCATCATGCCGCAGCCGATGTCGACCCCGACCGCCGCCGGGATCACCGCGCCCTTGGTCGGGATCACCGAGCCCACGGTCGCGCCGATGCCGACATGGACGTCGGGCATCGCGGCCACATGCTTGAACACGAACGGCATCTGCGCCGCGCGGGAAAGCTGGGCGCGGGCTTCGTCTTCCACCGGCACGCCCCGCGTCCACATCTTGATCGGAACGCCGCCCTCGACGTGCTGATAGTCGTACAAAGTCTCGGTCATCCTGACCTCCTGAAATCATCTTGGTGCCCGCGACATGGAGTGGCGAGACATTTCGCGCGTTTGAGGTCGCCCGGGTCAGGGAGGCAGGATCTGAACCTGCGACGCCCGGTTTCCAAAACCGGTGCTCTGCCTGGCTGAGCTACACCCTGTGAAATCCTCTGGGGCGGCCGGCCCATTCCGACCGCCCCGGCTTCCGCGATCGGCCGAGATGTTCGCCTCGACCGACGAATATTCATGAGCACGGGGCGTGCCAAAGGATCGCTAAGATCGGTAAAAATCGCGTAAGTGTCTGTTAGTGCGTGATAATATTCTTGCGACGGAAGGCTAAGCAGCGAGACCTTCCCTCGCTTCATCTTATCTCTTAGGATTGCCCTTTATCTCTGGAGATAAGAATGAAGCCGCTGGTGGTGATCGGATTTCTCGGCTCCACGCTCGATGCGAGCAAGTTCGGCCCGTCGCGGTGGAACAAGTGGCGTCCGACGGTCGGCCTCACCATGCACGAGGACCTGCGCGTCGACCGCCTGATCCTCCTCCACGGCACCGCGCACCGCCGGCTCGCCGAGGCCGTCACCGAGGACATCGCGTCGGTGTCACCCGAAACGCAGGTCGAACCGCGCCTGCTCGACTTCAACGATCCCTGGGACTTCGAGGAAGTCTACGGCAAGCTCCTCGACTTCGCCCGCGCCGAGCCGTTCGATCCCGAGATCGAGGACTACCTCGTCCACATCACCACCGGCACCCATGTCGCGCAGATCTGCCTGTTCCTGCTGACCGAAGCGCGATACCTGCCCGGCAAGCTGCTCCAGACGCAGCCCGAACGCGGCACGGCCAGCCCGGTCGGGAGCTGGACGACCATCGACCTCGACCTGTCGCGCTACGACAGCATCGCCACGCGCTTCGCAGCGGCCAGCGCCGAGAGCACCTCGTTCCTGAAGTCGGGAATCGATACCCGGAGCGCCACCTTCAACCGCATGATCGACGAGATCGAGCGCGTCGCGCTGCGCTCCAAGGCGCCGGTGCTGCTGATGGGCCCGACGGGGGCGGGCAAGAGCCTGCTGGCGCGGCGCATCTACGAACTGAAGAAGCTCAAGCACCAGGTCGCCGGCCCCTTCGTCGAGGTGAATTGTGCGACGCTGAAAGGCGACGGCGCGATGTCGGCGCTGTTCGGGCACCGCAAGGGCGCCTTCACCGGCGCCGTTGCCGAGCGGCCGGGCCTGCTTCGCGCCGCCGATCGCGGCATGCTGTTCCTCGACGAGATCGGCGAACTGGGCCTCGACGAACAGGCGATGATCCTGCGCGCAGTCGAGGACAAGCGCTTCCTGCCCGTCGGCGCCGACAAGGAGACGGCGTCCGAATTCCAGTTGATCGCGGGCACCAACCGGGATTTGGGAGAAGCCGTCGCGAACGGCAGCTTCCGCGACGATCTCTATGCCCGGCTCAATTTGTGGACGTTCACCCTCCCGGGACTGGCCGACCGCCGCGAGGATATCGAACCCAATCTCGACTATGAGCTCGATCGTTTCGCGGAACGCGAGGGAGAGCGCGCGAGCTTCAACAAGGAAGCCCGCCAACGCTATCTTGCCTATGCGACGGGCCCGGAGGCGAGCTGGCCCGGCAATTTCCGCGACCTGGCGGCGAGCGTGACGCGCATGGCGACGCTGAGCCCCAAAGGCCGGATCGACCTTGCCTGCGTCGACGCCGAAATCGCGCGGCTGCAGCGAAACTGGTCGGGCCAGGCCGGCGCGGCGGCCGACGACCTTGCGAGCCTGCTCGATGCTGAAGCCCTCGCGGGGATCGATCCGTTCGATCGCGTCCAGCTCGCCGAGACCGTCCGCGTCTGCCGCCGCAGTCGATCGCTCTCGGAAGCCGGCCGCGCGCTGTTCGCCGCCTCGCGGAGCCGACGGACCTCCGCCAACGATGCCGACCGCCTGCGCAAATATCTTGCCCGCTTTGGCCTCGACTGGGCAACGGTCACCGCCGGCTGACCACGGGTACGCCGGGCACCGGGATCGCGGCGGCATTGCCGATTTGGCGTTTCGCTGCTATCGGCCGCTCCGCTCGATAGGAATCCGAGC
This genomic window from Sphingomonas rosea contains:
- a CDS encoding RtcB family protein — its product is MTETLYDYQHVEGGVPIKMWTRGVPVEDEARAQLSRAAQMPFVFKHVAAMPDVHVGIGATVGSVIPTKGAVIPAAVGVDIGCGMMAARTSLVASDLPDNLEAIRSAIEQAVPHGRSVGRGQRDHGSWGSPPPAIIEAWATLAQRFARICDRHPRLKNTNNLVHLGTLGTGNHFIELCLDEDQRVWVMLHSGSRGVGNAIGSFFIELAKRDMRKWHINLPDQDLAYFPEGTDHFDDYVEAVGWAQDYAALNRRMMMTNVIRALRTQIAKPFDAELEAVNCHHNYVSREQHFGENVLVTRKGAVRAAKGVLGIIPGSMGAKSFIVRGLGNAESFDSCSHGAGRVMSRTAAKKLVSLDEHIADTAGVECRKDAGVIDETPKAYKPIEAVMAAQADLVEIVHTLKQVVCVKG
- the rtcR gene encoding RNA repair transcriptional activator RtcR, producing MKPLVVIGFLGSTLDASKFGPSRWNKWRPTVGLTMHEDLRVDRLILLHGTAHRRLAEAVTEDIASVSPETQVEPRLLDFNDPWDFEEVYGKLLDFARAEPFDPEIEDYLVHITTGTHVAQICLFLLTEARYLPGKLLQTQPERGTASPVGSWTTIDLDLSRYDSIATRFAAASAESTSFLKSGIDTRSATFNRMIDEIERVALRSKAPVLLMGPTGAGKSLLARRIYELKKLKHQVAGPFVEVNCATLKGDGAMSALFGHRKGAFTGAVAERPGLLRAADRGMLFLDEIGELGLDEQAMILRAVEDKRFLPVGADKETASEFQLIAGTNRDLGEAVANGSFRDDLYARLNLWTFTLPGLADRREDIEPNLDYELDRFAEREGERASFNKEARQRYLAYATGPEASWPGNFRDLAASVTRMATLSPKGRIDLACVDAEIARLQRNWSGQAGAAADDLASLLDAEALAGIDPFDRVQLAETVRVCRRSRSLSEAGRALFAASRSRRTSANDADRLRKYLARFGLDWATVTAG